gattctatgacttagcagacagaggccactcagcccattgagtctgctccatcattctgaTGTGACCattcttaactccattttcccgccttatccccataaccctcgattccctcactgattaaaaatctgtccatctcaaccttgaacatacttaatgactcagcctctactgctctctgctgtgaggaattccacagattgactaccctgagagaggaaattcctcctcatctctgtcttaaatgggcgaccccttactctgagattatgtcctctggtcctagactctcctacAAGGGAAAGCAACAtctcaacatccaccctgtcaagccccctgagaatccaatatgtctcaataaggtcgcctcttactcttctaaactccaatgagtacaggcccaacatacTCATCCTCTCCGTAtatgaaaatccctccatacccgggatcaaccgagtgaaccttccctggactgcctccaatgccagaatatctttccttggataaggggagcaaaactgttcacagtactccaggcgtgCACAACAGCAGGAGTTACCTGTGCGATTTGGGACCTCGGGCCGGAGATAATGTTGCACTTATTCTTGCATACGCTGGGTCCTGCATTAGTGTCGACCGCTGCGGGGAACATTAAAAGAAAAGAAGCATTAACGAAGGTGAAAACGAAGCAAAGGCAGCAAAATACCGGACCTCTCGCCTGTACTTACAATCATATAATTGTTCCACGCACTTTTTAAATGGAGGAAGATTAGCGAGGACATAGAAATGATGTAGAGGTGAAGCTCGGACTCTTGTTGCTTATGTTGTCCGGTTATCCTCTTGTCTGGCTCTGGCGTGACATCGCTTGCATCCGATCGATGTTCCTTAGCGTTCCTGTGCCAGCTATAAGGACTTCCTGCTAACTGTTCCATCGACACGGAGCTGTAAGAAGGTGCTCTCAGTGCTGGGACGGTAGCTGTCCTCTCCTTCGGAGGGACTGGCAGCGGGCGGCCGTTCAGAGGCGCAGATACACAACGCTCTGCGCTACGTTGATCAGACAGTTTCAAGTTCTTCAAGGCGGAGGTGGGGAAGGAGGCCGGATGCTTCCGTGTGGAATGTGGCTCCCCGGATTCTGCTGCGTTCTCCCTGAAAGTGAGAAACAGGCTAGTTAATTAAGAGGAATATTCCTCAGGAAGGAgcgtgggaacaggaggaggccactcagcccttggtACAAGGCTGAAAACTGCCCACATATGGAATATTGTGAGGAATTTTGGGCCCTGtaactaaggaaggatgtgctgaccttggagagggtgcagaggaggttcatgagaatgatcctgggAGTGAGAAGCTTGATGtacgaggagcgtttgaggactctgggtctgtacgcgatagagtttagaaggatgagggggaggatcgtattgaaatttacagaataccagaaggcctggataaagtggatggggaagatgttttcatTGGTGGGAGAGACTTGGATCtgtgggcacagcctcagagtaaagagacaaccctttagaaccaagatgaagaggaatttcttcagtcagaggtgaATCCctcagtgtatttattagtgtcacaagtaggcttatgttaacattgcaatgaaattactgtgaaaattcccttgtcgccacactccggctcctgttcgggtacactgaggaagaatgagcatggccaatacgcctaaccagcacgtttttcggactgtgggaggaaacaggagcacctggaggaaacccacgcagacacggggggaacatgcagattccgcacagacaatgacccaagccgggaatcgaacccgggtccgtggcgctgtgaagtagcagtgctaaccactggtgccgaccattcccccatcccccccatgtaggaaacctcccccccccccgccccccccccgagccctgcCCCGTAACCTCATTCAGAGTCCACCCCTCCATCATGACATCGTGGGACCTGCCTCCGGGATTTGTTTTCCGGAGTGTTCTAAAAATTCGGCAGGAAAAGAAATTTGTCGGAAGTGCAGCCGGCAGGCTACACATCACTTTCCTGCCTTGTACACCACGTGGAGGGAATCTTGCATCTTGAGTTGCTGAATttgccgagtggcctccttctgcactgtaggaattctatgattctaatagtgAGAAACCATCAGTGGGACACAAGTACGATGCAAAAGCTG
The Mustelus asterias unplaced genomic scaffold, sMusAst1.hap1.1 HAP1_SCAFFOLD_4693, whole genome shotgun sequence DNA segment above includes these coding regions:
- the LOC144491192 gene encoding uncharacterized protein C12orf56-like, with the translated sequence ENAAESGEPHSTRKHPASFPTSALKNLKLSDQRSAERCVSAPLNGRPLPVPPKERTATVPALRAPSYSSVSMEQLAGSPYSWHRNAKEHRSDASDVTPEPDKRITGQHKQQESELHLYIISMSSLIFLHLKSAWNNYMIRSTLMQDPAYARISATLSPARGPKSHSSEETNKLFSQLTAELLHSDNRLEHNICLFQELKTAARRNFTIKKLFWKSNDLYPFLISKLQEHLPKSENSGTHQDKRKLANNLQLCIVIVETLGVMFRETETEPTRLTLLNAKR